GCTCGCTAAAAACTCCCAGGGAAATCGCATTCTGGTCATCTCCCGAGGGTACGATATAGAAATCGGTGACACCGTCGGCCCGCAGGGCGTCGGTAATCACTTCCGCCGCCGCCCGATCTTCGGCCGCGGCGATATTCACCCAGTAACCGACAAACAGCCGGCCCGGTTCGTTACGCCTGGCCACGGAGAAATCCAGTCCCTGCAAAGTCCTCGCGGCCTCCTCCGCATCGTCCGCCTTGCTGAACGGCCCGATACTCCGGCACTCCGAGATACCGGCATTGAGCAGCTCTTCGCCGGTTTTCATCGAAAAAACCTGCGGTCTGGACTGCTCCACAGGCTGGTCCTCGGCCAGCTCCAGGCTTGGCAAACCCTCATAGCTGGTCGCAATTGGTGCGTTATCGTAGGGCTCGCGCAACCAGTGATACCAAGCCAGTATCCCTAGATTGACC
This DNA window, taken from Pseudomonadota bacterium, encodes the following:
- a CDS encoding SPOR domain-containing protein, with product VNLGILAWYHWLREPYDNAPIATSYEGLPSLELAEDQPVEQSRPQVFSMKTGEELLNAGISECRSIGPFSKADDAEEAARTLQGLDFSVARRNEPGRLFVGYWVNIAAAEDRAAAEVITDALRADGVTDFYIVPSGDDQNAISLGVFSELGRAQRRLQQLSDRGFGARVNQRYRDGEVSWLDVSGFGADNLNLSALGVEVPGLEISDRCPPR